The following are encoded in a window of Oncorhynchus mykiss isolate Arlee chromosome 11, USDA_OmykA_1.1, whole genome shotgun sequence genomic DNA:
- the cenpe gene encoding centromere-associated protein E isoform X7 has protein sequence MAEESAVKVCVRVRPLIEREETAAESAEPVKFYWKADKKTIHQVDDGNLTKNFSFDRVFSAEETTLQLYQELAKPLVVSTVEGYNGTIFAYGQTSSGKTFTMMGSSLTPGVIPLAMEDVFQTIKNCPKKEFLLRVSYLEIYNETVTDLLCDSWKRKPLEIREGNNKNVYVADLTEELVTSPEQALAWIRKGEKNRHYGKTKMNQRSSRSHTIFRMILESRDRGDSASGENSDCAIIVSHLNLVDLAGTERASQTGAEGTRFKEGCNINRSLFTLGQVIKKLSDETQKGFTNYRDSKLTRILQNSLGGNAKTVIICTITPVTLEETLSTLQFASAAKNMKNDPHVTEVSDDGALLRRYRNEIVELKRRLLEVSSVTQTTATEKETLSQILQEKDQLQREQEDRYKNLTKLLVTSANFVTIKKMPKRRVTWGGKLPSPAFHHAGESDLSFAEPFLKKRKADMSVLTEQNEDGEEFDSTFDMEMNQSNLTVRGFAESEFLSPNQLNKLSEKVSCLELQLENETQQKQEAMEEVETFQRRVVELEKQLEEKSLMPADAQLDNETQQNQEAMEKVATFEMRVAELEKQLENSQMPADAQEQMKRGFEETIQLCETLVSEKEMVATERDYLKKELNIIMEQTEKLKKEKAVLLQEMEEKKEIDEFNSLEEESKREYEKELLNDISSLKKAMEASGRKSQELEANLVAMSEELKKKGDWAEELQRSSDVDLVQQVKQLRRSLDDAEGLSRDTKKEWAHLRSENISLKQRAVTLTAGYERMEAQVNGLRHQLETEKSSFKKMQVDLQRELQGAFEENTKLTTLLDGKVPKNLIDSIELEKTVADLKKELEKSHEDERTLQAKIEDLSALQDLPDKVNSFMKQVCDLTEDLCAVQKERDMLVSAKACSEEEAHQFREHVQSSQEQLVKLQGDLSKAELRENDLTQQCTDITEQLETLRKDLARSSLENSQLLTTVEESSLRLKENEQYRASIEDQLCGMQQVMKELEEKLADCESSKEKYDHLSQEHQDQIRQLSEEVIQVQAELKRQQHLNSEQQSCAQQDDQHQLQIQELRAALETMTEERSQLNSDLQQNMEMAAETQGLLHSIQEELRQQRQVNSDLESQSLQKESLLEQQAKQLNEELESVRAERERLLSEKTDSSQNHAEELEKLLSTVTSLTGERDQLQEILVGILEERNQLKRDLEENVKMIENQEELREALKNMKPMATANLEELQSQMKQLNEELESVRAERERLLSEKTDSSQNHAEELEKLRSTVTSLTGERDQLQEILEGVREERNQHKRDLEGKVEMSIKVQEELKQQQHLNSEQQTEREHQEAQLKQQLQQLGEELETMTQERCQLKGDLQENLEMAAETQGLLHSIQEELRQQRQVNSDLESQSLQKESLLEQQAKQLNEELESVRAERERLLSEKTDSSQNHAEELEKLLSTVTSLTGERDQLQEILEGVREERNQHKRDLEDNVEMSIKVQEELKQQQHLNSEQQTEREHQEAQLKQQLQQLGEELETMTQEQCQLKGDLQENLEMAAETQGLLHSIQEELRQQRQVNSDLESQSLQKESLLEQQIKAKQLNEELESVRAERERLLSEKTDSSQNHAEELEKLRSTVTSLTGERDQLQEILEGTREERNQLKRDLEGKVEMMQQLEEEGTHMRDERAQIQGDLQENMEMVIQVQRTLEQQQRLNSQQQAEHEQHEDKLKQQIKQLEEECKGFKEGQFHFKVEADTSHKMLSDANATISILTEQINNLEQSTSCCTTSAGEGLCSRLEGSMQKLQVSLVRLQLVINGASKPGHGPLVDVTQVEEVMMLKLLPLLPKPTQKIYSNINRSTVQITNTVWDTKVLLKLCAKDYKTHIEALVQNDLAVFEERRLQDLLLCRAQAPSHSVKVVENDLLGVWDERLSELLDRREGYLQKMNSVLKKLEESLAAHPAAVSEELRARERSNEELNALCMVHSPDSAAVENFLERELARRSALAQANTLALQGLRDERCGLLKELGVVRAQADSQLKEERSKTSTLLQILERASVKTEADLLRDNQQLTLKRQQLDGEIKEMQMRVDQLEEDQIKAANSVSNHKQATQLLQTELQDACAQVKDREGSIQVLKEKLRETEVLAKRRASPSALQHEELKAKVLKMELEMTASSSKHQEELLRMTTVLNHKEDALRTLKETLRRSQQEEAESFNEGQDLHARLITARGRTVQSNILLEKNKLEEELKRLQSKISELESLVSTQQGEITKWKARAIKLKEKKRDVVDKPLSPCTPTKHRLPMNSEQFLNSPKRFLDSPKKFLDSPKKFLDSPKKFLDSPKKFLDSPKSKFFDVRPGSESMSINCPKQFFDNSNLGTIQEVAGIPISEIEAAGSAEEDASASVDKKDEFWPLSPKQSDVCKQQ, from the exons ATGGCAGAGGAATCTGCTGTCAAAGTCTGTGTACGGGTTCGACCTCTGATAGAAAG GGAGGAAACTGCTGCAGAAAGCGCTGAGCCAGTCAAGTTTTATTGGAAAGCGGATAAGAAGACAATTCATCAGGTCGACGATGGAAATCTTACCAAGAACTTCAGCTTTG ACCGTGTATTTAGTGCTGAAGAAACAACTCTGCAGCTGTACCAGGAACTTGCAAAGCCTCTTGTTGTCTCCACTGTTGAAGGTTATAATG GAACAATATTTGCTTATGGACAAACTTCATCTGGAAAGACTTTCACTATGATGGGGAGTTCTCTTACTCCAGGAGTTATACCCCTTGCCATGGAGGATGTCTTCCAGACGATAAAAAAT TGTCCAAAAAAGGAGTTCCTCCTGAGGGTGTCATACTTGGAGATCTACAATGAAACAGTGACAGATTTGCTCTGTGACAGTTGGAAAAGGAAACCTCTAGAGATCCGAGAGGGAAACAAT AAAAATGTCTATGTAGCTGACCTAACTGAGGAACTGGTGACATCTCCTGAGCAAGCCCTTGCGTGGATTAGAAAAGGAGAAA AGAATCGCCATTATGGAAAGACAAAAATGAACCAGCGAAGCAGTCGTTCGCACACAATTTTCCGCATG ATCTTGGAGAGTCGTGACAGGGGTGACTCTGCATCTGGTGAAAATTCAGACTGCGCCATTATTGTGTCCCATTTG AATTTGGTTGACCTGGCTGGGACTGAGCGAGCAAGTCAAACAGGTGCTGAAG GTACACGTTTCAAAGAAGGATGTAATATAAATCGCAGCCTGTTCACCCTCGGTCAAGTGATCAAGAAACTGTCTGATGAAACCCAGAA GGGTTTCACTAACTACAGGGACAGTAAACTCACCCGCATTCTCCAAAATTCCTTGGGTGGAAATGCAAAAACTGTCATCATCTGCACCATCACCCCAGTTACTCTGGAAGAAACACTTAGCACTCTTCAA TTTGCTAGTGCAGCAAAGAACATGAAGAATGACCCGCATGTCACAGAGGTTTCTGATGACGGAGCCCTTCTGAGAAGATACAGAAATGAAATTGTAGAACTCAAGCGCAGACTTTTGGAG GTCTCATCAGTCACTCAAACAACTGCGACAGAGAAGGAGACTCTGTCCCAGATTTTGCAAGAGAAGGATCAGCTCCAAAGAGAACAAGAAGACCGGTATAAGAATTTAACCAAACTTCTAGTCACTTCGGCAAACTTCGTTACCATCAAAAAG ATGCCGAAACGCAGGGTTACGTGGGGTGGAAAACTGCCATCACCAGCCTTCCACCATGCTGGAGAGTCAGATCTAAGCTTTGCTGAGCCTTTTCTCAAAAAGAGAAAAGCTGATATGTCTGTCTTGACAGAGCAGAATGAAG ATGGCGAGGAGTTCGATTCTACCTTTGACATGGAGATGAACCAGAGCAATCTGACCGTGCGGGGTTTTGCAGAAAG TGAATTTTTATCTCCAAACCAACTGAACAAATTGTCTGAGAAGGTGTCCTGTCTGGAGCTCCAGCTGGAAAATGAGACTCAGCAGAAGCAGGAGGCCATGGAGGAAGTGGAGACATTTCAGAGGCGGGTTGTGGAACTGGAGAAGCAGCTAGAAGAAAAGTCACTAATGCCTGCTGATGCACAGTTGGACAATGAGACTCAGCAGAACCAGGAAGCCATGGAGAAGGTGGCTACTTTCGAGATGAGGGTTGCTGAACTGGAGAAGCAGCTAGAAAATTCTCAAATGCCTGCTGATGCACAGGAGCAG atgaaAAGGGGATTTGAAGAGACCATTCAACTCTGTGAGACGTTGGTGTCTGAGAAG GAAATGGTTGCTACTGAGCGTGATTATCTCAAGAAGGAGCTCAACATCATAATGGAACAGACTGAAAAGTTGAAAAAAGAAAAGGCTGTACTTCTtcaggagatggaggagaagaaagagatagATGAATTCAATTCTTTGGAAGAGGAGAGCAAAAGAGAATATGAG AAAGAACTACTGAATGACATTTCCTCCTTAAAGAAGGCCATGGAGGCCTCGGGACGCAAATCTCAAGAGCTTGAG GCTAATCTGGTGGCAATGTCCGAGGAGCTGAAAAAGAAAGGCGACTGGGCAGAGGAACTACAAAGATCG AGTGACGTTGACTTGGTCCAACAAGTGAAGCAGCTGCGACGCTCTCTGGATGATGCTGAGGGGTTGAGCCGTGACACTAAGAAGGAGTGGGCCCACCTGCGCAGTGAAAATATATCACTCAAACAGAGGGCT GTCACACTAACTGCTGGCTATGAGAGGATGGAAGCTCAGGTGAATGGCCTTCGACATCAGTTGGAGACAGAAAAATCGAGCTTCAAAAAGATGCAAGTTGACCTTCAGAGGGAGTTACAGGGAGCCTTTGAGGAGAACACCAAGCTTACTACTCTTCTGGATGGAAAAGTTCCCAAAA ATCTTATAGACAGCATTGAACTTGAGAAAACAGTTGCTGACCTGAAGAAAGAGCTGGAGAAGTCTCATGAAGATGAGCGAACCCTACAAGCTAAGATCGAGGATTTGAGTGCACTGCAGGATCTTCCAGATAAAGTCAACAGTTTTATGAAGCAG GTATGTGATCTCACGGAGGACCTCTGTGCAGTCCaaaaagagagagacatgctggTGTCTGCTAAGGCCTGCAGTGAGGAGGAAGCTCATCAATTCAGAGAACATGTCCAGAGCTCCCAGGAGCAGCTAGTCAAACTTCAAGGTGATCTGAGCAAAGCAGAGTTGAGGGAAAACGACCTAACCCAGCAGTGCACCGACATCACTGAGCAACTGGAGACTCTCCGTAAGGACTTGGCGCGCTCCTCTCTGGAGAACAGTCAGCTTCTGACTACTGTGGAAGAGTCCAGCCTGAGA cTGAAGGAGAATGAACAGTATCGCGCATCAATTGAAGATCAATTGTGTGGAATGCAACAAGTCATGAAAGAGTTGGAGGAGAAGCTTGCTGACTGTGAATCATCCAAGGAAAAATATGACCATTTATCCCAGGAACACCAAGATCAG ATAAGGCAGCTGAGTGAGGAGGTGATACAGGTCCAGGCAGAACTAAAACGGCAACAGCATCTGAACTCAGAACAGCAGTCATGTGCCCAACAAGATGATCAACATCAGCTACAA ATACAGGAACTACGAGCTGCATTGGAGACCATGACAGAGGAAAGGAGCCAGTTGAACAGTGACTTGCAGCAAAATATGGAAATG GCTGCAGAGACTCAGGGACTTCTCCATTCCATCCAAGAGGAGCTCAGACAACAGAGACAAGTGAACTCTGACCTTGAGAGCCAAAGTTTACAGAAGGAGTCTCTTCTAGAACAGCAG GCTAAGCAGCTGAATGAGGAGCTTGAGTCTGtgcgagcagagagagagcgtcTCCTGTCTGAGAAGACAGACAGCTCTCAGAATCATGCAGAGGAGTTGGAGAAGCTGCTCTCTACTGTGACCTcactgactggagagagagaccagctccaGGAGATACTGGTGGGAATCCTGGAGGAGAGGAACCAGCTCAAGAGAGACCTGGAGGAGAATGTGAAGATG ATTGAAAACCAGGAGGAACTACGGGAGGCACTTAAAAATATGAAACCTATGGCGACTGCAAATCTAGAGGAGCTGCAAAGTCAG ATGAAGCAGCTGAATGAGGAGCTTGAGTCTGtgcgagcagagagagagcgtcTCCTGTCTGAGAAGACAGACAGCTCTCAGAATCATGCAGAGGAGTTGGAGAAGCTGCGCTCTACTGTGACCTcactgactggagagagagaccagctccaGGAGATACTGgagggagtcagagaggagaggaaccagCACAAGAGAGACCTGGAGGGCAAGGTGGAGATG TCCATCAAAGTCCAGGAGGAGTTGAAACAGCAGCAACATCTGAACTCAGAGCAACAGACTGAGAGGGAACATCAAGAAGCTCAACTTAAGCAACAA CTACAGCAGCTAGGAGAGGAACTGGAAACCATGACACAGGAGCGGTGTCAGTTGAAGGGTGACCTGCAGGAAAATCTGGAGATG GCTGCAGAGACTCAGGGACTTCTCCATTCCATCCAAGAGGAGCTCAGACAACAGAGACAAGTGAACTCTGACCTTGAGAGCCAAAGTTTACAGAAGGAGTCTCTTCTAGAACAGCAG GCTAAGCAGCTGAATGAGGAGCTTGAGTCTGtgcgagcagagagagagcgtcTCCTGTCTGAGAAGACAGACAGCTCTCAGAATCATGCAGAGGAGTTGGAGAAGCTGCTCTCTACTGTGACCTcactgactggagagagagaccagctccaGGAGATACTGgagggagtcagagaggagaggaaccagCACAAGAGAGACCTGGAGGACAATGTGGAGATG TCCATCAAAGTCCAGGAGGAGTTGAAACAGCAGCAACATCTGAACTCAGAGCAACAGACTGAGAGGGAACATCAAGAAGCTCAACTTAAGCAACAA CTACAGCAGCTAGGAGAGGAACTGGAAACCATGACACAGGAGCAGTGTCAGTTGAAGGGTGACCTGCAGGAAAATCTGGAGATG GCTGCAGAGACTCAGGGACTTCTCCATTCCATCCAAGAGGAGCTCAGACAACAGAGACAAGTGAACTCTGACCTTGAGAGCCAAAGTTTACAGAAGGAGTCTCTTCTAGAACAGCAG ATAAAGGCTAAGCAGCTGAATGAGGAGCTTGAGTCTGTGCGAGCTGAGAGAGAGCGTCTCCTGTCTGAGAAGACAGACAGCTCTCAGAATCATGCAGAGGAGTTGGAGAAGCTGCGCTCTACTGTGACCTcgctgactggagagagagaccagctccaGGAGATACTGGAGGGAACCCGAGAGGAGAGGAACCAGCTCAAGAGAGACCTGGAGGGCAAGGTGGAGATG ATGCAGCAGCTAGAGGAAGAAGGCACACACATGAGAGATGAGAGGGCCCAGATTCAGGGAGACCTGCAGGAAAATATGGAGATG GTCATACAAGTCCAGAGGACATTAGAACAGCAGCAACGTCTGAACTCACAACAGCAGGCTGAGCACGAACAACACGAGGACAAACTTAAACAACAA attaagCAGCTGGAGGAGGAATGTAAAGGTTTCAAAGAAGGACAGTTTCACTTCAAAGTCGAAGCAGACACCTCACACAAG aTGCTTAGTGACGCGAACGCAACCATCTCCATATTGACAGAGCAGATCAATAACCTGGAGCAGAGCACCAGCTGTTGTACCACCAGTGCAGGAGAGGGACTGTGTTCCAGGCTGGAAGGTTCAATGCAGAAGCTCCAG GTGTCACTGGTGAGGCTCCAGCTTGTTATCAATGGTGCTTCTAAGCCTGGACATGGGCCCTTGGTTGATGTCACACAAGTTGAAGAAGTCATGATGCTGAAACTGTTGCCCCTTCTTCCAAAGCCCACACAAAAGATCTATAGCAATATCAATAGATCTACTGTCCAGATCACTAACACAGTGTGGGATACAAAG GTGCTGCTGAAGCTGTGTGCCAAGGATTACAAAACCCACATTGAAGCCCTGGTTCAGAATGACTTGGCTGTATTTGAGGAGAGGAGACTCCAGGACCTGCTCCTCTGTAGAGCCCAGGCACCCAGTCACTCAGTCAAGGTGGTTGAGAATGACCTCCTTGGAGTCTGGGACGAGAGACTGTCAGAGCTGTTGGACAGGAGAGAAGGTTACCTCCAG AAAATGAACAGTGTTTTGAAGAAGCTTGAGGAGAGCCTGGCCGCTCACCCAGCAGCAGTGTCAGAGGAGCTGAGGGCGCGAGAGAGGAGCAACGAGGAGCTGAATGCTCTATGCATGGTCCACTCACCGGACTCAGCAGCAGTGGAGAATTTCCTGGAGCGAGAGCTGGCCCGGCGCTCTGCTTTGGCACAGGCCAACACACTGGCTCTCCAG GGATTGCGAGATGAGCGCTGTGGTTTGCTCAAAGAGCTAGGCGTGGTCCGAGCACAGGCTGACAGTCAGCTGAAAGAAGAGAGGAGTAagacctctactctactgcagATACTGGAGCGTGCCTCCGTCAAGACTGAAGCTGACCTGCTGAGGGACAACCAGCAACTTACCCTGAAACGTCAGCAGTTGGATGGAGAAATCAAG gaaatgcagatgagaGTTGATCAGCTGGAAGAGGACCAGATCAAAGCTGCTAATAGTGTCTCAAACCACAAACAAGCCACCCAGCTACTACAAACTGAGCTTCAGGATGCTTGTGCACAAGTCAAGGACAGGGAGGGCTCCATTCAAGTCCTAAAAGAGAAACTCAGAGAGACTGAA GTTCTGGCTAAGAGAAGAGCATCACCTAGTGCTCTTCAGCATGAAGAGCTGAAAGCTAAAGTTTTGAAAATGGAGTTGGAGATGACTGCATCGTCCTCTAAACACCAAGAAGA GTTACTGAGGATGACGACGGTCCTGAACCACAAGGAGGACGCTCTGAGGACGCTGAAGGAGACTCTGAGAAGATCACAACAGGAGGAAGCAGAGTCAT TCAATGAGGGACAGGATCTGCATGCCAGACTGATAACCGCCAGAGGACGCACGGTCCAAAGCAACATTCTCCTTGAAAAGAACAAACTTGAGGAGGAACTGAAAAGGCTACAGAGCAAAATTTCAGAATTGGAGAG CCTTGTGTCCACTCAGCAAGGAGAGATCACAAAGTGGAAGGCTAGAGCAATTAaactgaaggagaagaagagggacgTAGTAGACAAGCCTCTGTCTCCATGTACTCCTACAAAACACCGCCTTCCCATGAATTCTGAGCAGTTCCTCAACTCTCCCAAGAGGTTCCTCGACTCTCCCAAGAAGTTCCTCGACTCTCCCAAGAAGTTCCTCGACTCTCCCAAGAAGTTCCTCGACTCTCCCAAGAAGTTCCTCGACTCTCCCAAGAGCAAGTTCTTCGATGTCCGTCCAGGCTCTGAATCCATGTCGATCAACTGTCCCAAGCAGTTTTTTGATAACTCCAACCTTGGAACCATTCAAG AGGTTGCAGGTATTCCCATATCAGAAATTGAGGCTGCTGGAAGTGCAGAAGAGG ATGCAAGCGCAAGCGTGGATAAAAAGGACGAATTTTGGCCTCTGTCACCAAAGCAATCTGATGTATGCAAACAACAGTAA